The DNA region TGGCTGGCGGCGAAACTGCCGAGCTGCGCCTCCCCAGCTATACCACCGCAGAGCTGGGCTATGGCCCGCTGCACCCCAAGGCCGTGCTATCGCCCCGGATGGCACCGCCAATGATTGGTCTGGGGTTGCTGGAGGCGATCTCGACAGCGGATATTCTGGCCAATGTCGATGAAGACGACAGCGATGGCGACGGCATATCCGGACGCGCCAACCTGGGCTGGTCGCGTGAGTATCAGCAGATCATGCTGGGGCGCTTTGGCTATAAGGCGGGCATGCCAACCCTGCACCAGCAATCGGCAGCGGCCTTTTCCGGCGATATCGGCATCTCAACGCCGCTGTTTCCCCAGCCTGCGGGTGATTGTACCGCCGCGCAAAGCCCCTGTCTGACTGCCCCGCATGGCGATGGCGACATCCGTGGCACCGAAATTGACCAGGCCAATATGGATCTGGTGACCTTTTATTCCCGCAACCTGGCCGTACCTGCGCGCCGCGACAGCGGTGACCCCCAGGTGCTGCGCGGCAAGGAGCTGTTCTACGCCAGCGGCTGCACCAGCTGCCACACGCCCAAATTTGTCACCCAGCGGTTGGCGGACCGGCCCGAGAACAGCTTTCAGCTGATCTGGCCCTATAGCGACCTGCTGTTGCATGACATGGGCGAGGGCCTCGCCGATGATCGCCCCGAAGGGCGCGCCACGGGGCGCGAGTGGCGCACCGCGCCGCTTTGGGGGATTGGGCTGACCAAGCAGGTGAACCCCGATGCAACCTATCTGCACGATGGCCGCGCCCGCAGCCTGCTGGAAGCCATTCTCTGGCATGGTGGCGAAGCGAAACCTGCCCGCGACCAGGTTATCTCGATGTCGCCCGATGACCGCGCCACCCTCATTCGTTTTTTGGAGAGCCTGTAATTTGAAACATCTTCTGTTTGCGCTGGCCGCCAGCGTCGCCGTCATGACCACACCAGCGCGCGCCGATATGGTGGATGAAATCCTCGACGGTCAGATCCTGCCCGCCATGCAGGCCCTGGTCGACAGCAGCCAGGATCTGGCTGAAACCGCCGGTCGCATTTGCCAGCCCGATGCCGCCCCACTGCAAAATGCCTACAGCCAGGCCTTTGACGATTGGACCCGGGTCAGCCACCTGCGCTTTGGCCCCACTGAAACAGACAATCGCGCCTTTGCCCTGGCCTTTTGGCCTGACAGTCGCGGCAAGACGCCAAAAACCCTGGCCAATCACCTGCGCGCTGCCGATCCCGCCCTGCTGACGCCGCAGGGTTTTGCCCAGTCCTCGATCGCCGGGCGCGGGTTCTACGCGCTGGAATTCATGCTCTACGACCCCAAGTTTGCCAATGCCGAACCACAGGACTACAGCTGCGCCCTGATCGCCGCGATGGCCCGTGATATTGCCACAACGGCCGAGGCCATTCAGCAGGACTGGCAGCACTCCTATGCCGCGCAGATGCGCAATGCCACCGGGCGCTATCACGATAAAACCGAGGTCAAGCAAGAGCTTTTTAAATCGCTGAACACAGGCCTGCAGATGCTGGCAGACATGCGATTGGGCCGCCCCTTGGGCAGCTTTGACAAACCCCGCCCCAAACGCGCCGAGGCCTGGCGCTCAGCCCGCAGCCAGCACCATATTGTCCTGGCCCTGCAAGCCCTGCACCCTCTGGCCATCGCCTTGGCGCAGGGAGATGAGGATCTGGTGGCGCAACTGGAAGCCGCCTTTCAAAAGCCAATCCTGCGCGCCCTGCGCCTGGAAGATCCCAGCCTCGCAGGGGTTGCAGATCCGGCCAAGCGGTTCCGCATCGAGGCACTGCAGCAAGAGATCAACGATCTGCGGGCGCTGATTGAGAGCGATCTGGGCCCCTCGCTGGGGGTTCTGGCCGGGTTCAACGCGCTGGACGGCGACTGACGCACGCCTCAAAGAAAACACAGCACAGCCCCCTGACAGCAAGGACAGCACATGACCTCTCGACGCGGTTTTATCGCCGGCCTTTTGGCCACCAGCCTGGCCCCTGCCCCCAG from Pseudophaeobacter arcticus DSM 23566 includes:
- a CDS encoding imelysin family protein; this encodes MKHLLFALAASVAVMTTPARADMVDEILDGQILPAMQALVDSSQDLAETAGRICQPDAAPLQNAYSQAFDDWTRVSHLRFGPTETDNRAFALAFWPDSRGKTPKTLANHLRAADPALLTPQGFAQSSIAGRGFYALEFMLYDPKFANAEPQDYSCALIAAMARDIATTAEAIQQDWQHSYAAQMRNATGRYHDKTEVKQELFKSLNTGLQMLADMRLGRPLGSFDKPRPKRAEAWRSARSQHHIVLALQALHPLAIALAQGDEDLVAQLEAAFQKPILRALRLEDPSLAGVADPAKRFRIEALQQEINDLRALIESDLGPSLGVLAGFNALDGD
- a CDS encoding di-heme oxidoreductase family protein, producing MKSKLLLAAAFAAASPAFALDPPPAPSLDLSALSLGDPHLTIQPRSAAERARVAKVTAATQDFTSPEMFEDNPAGSATVPARRDDEAFSQHSANLTFEQELEFKLGNGLFKKIWVFAPASTLASDGLGPLYNARSCQRCHIKDGRGAVPKGPDYRSASMFLRVSIPGETPQNLKAVTDYIGSAPDPNYGGQLQDFSPPGIAPEYRLGVDYATQIVPLAGGETAELRLPSYTTAELGYGPLHPKAVLSPRMAPPMIGLGLLEAISTADILANVDEDDSDGDGISGRANLGWSREYQQIMLGRFGYKAGMPTLHQQSAAAFSGDIGISTPLFPQPAGDCTAAQSPCLTAPHGDGDIRGTEIDQANMDLVTFYSRNLAVPARRDSGDPQVLRGKELFYASGCTSCHTPKFVTQRLADRPENSFQLIWPYSDLLLHDMGEGLADDRPEGRATGREWRTAPLWGIGLTKQVNPDATYLHDGRARSLLEAILWHGGEAKPARDQVISMSPDDRATLIRFLESL